The genomic stretch AATTAACGCACTGTTTaacggctctcaatgaaagcaccaaactgttgacgtcgtttttcgtcaacttgaaaaggagagcaattaaacaagaaaatatcagaggaaatgaaatgaaatgaatacaagagatttttacgtggttcagcagttaaatctgcctagtctacgagtctgtgttattagcacttgggagctttctggaaacttttcagagaatagttgcctagAGTTTTTCCTCAAGATCTCATAATTTCAGTCAtttacaaatgaattatcccactctatttatagagggttttttCTGAATTgtttcccacatatttcgggaagatattctataaatcaaataaaataatgtcattaaatgcattagttactacgtaCGCGGTAATATCCCACAATATCAGgaatttaataacaaattacatcagatcTCTTAATCATAggaaatttataacaataaatacattcacacacaACTGACGAGCTTAAACACTATATCCATGTGCCTTCGAGACCGTTTGCCTATTACGAGCTCGTTGTCTTggttcgcctatgctcccaacaagtaaccattgacgaagtCACCCCCTTCGAGCTTACAGCTcttgagctcgaaccatcttgtctgagggcaggaaatgaatcaagaagtttatacaagtgttgaaccattacGAGCCTAACTTAAAAGCTCGAAGCACCTTTGAGGCTACATAATGCTCGAGCTTACGAGGTTGTCACTTATAGTGAAACTGTCTCTGACTTGTCAATCACATGATGACTGTGCTTATTTCAAGCTTACACCATACGagcctgagtttcgagatcaagatttctattctcgaaatatAACAATAAGTATATAAGTGTTGAACATAGAATAGGGTGCACCATTGGGGATtacaaaaaattgaaaattttcttcAAATATTATTAATTCAATATTTTGTTAAGGAATTATTAATTTgacattaattacataatttagtaaaaaaatattaattacacaatgactaatgaaaaaaaaaatagtattttatttttatattttgaaatataatgaTCATAGGCATAAATTAATGTAATACATCTTACAAAAAAAGTCTCAAATTCGAATCATAAATTAGTACAGAAGGTACCAAATTCGAATCATCTTTCTCTTAAtgtcaaaaatatatattttacatatagaatttgtcaaaaaaaaaaaatgtacttatagaatttttcattaaaaataaattataaatttattgatttatttattttggagCAATTTCAAAGTCTAGCTTtagaacacatttttttttaatccaaaaccctaaaaacattTCCTTTTCTCTGTACTCGCCCAAGCTTGCCTTCGCTCACTTCCTTCTTCATCGTTGCTACTACGCCCAAACTCACCGTCCACCTCAGTCACCAACTCGCGGTTCCCATAATCTGCGACCATCAGCTACCGCGGTAAGTATCTCAcctctatatatttttttctattttatcgtGTGAATTTGTTGTAGTTATTATGTAGATACATATAGTATTTGATGAAATGTCTGTGAAGAATTGGTTATAGTAAGGAGCAGCTGATGAATCAACTTAGTTATAGCTGTTCATGTTCATTGTCCAATGTTACTGGAAACAGAAGATTGGGTTGAGTGGTCATGACTCATTAGTTGGATAAGCTAAGACTTTGCTGTTCCTTAAATACCCATGTTAATTTAAGTCCATTTTCAATAATTAAGTCCTTTCTCACGGAGATTATTTGAATGTAATAATATTTATTCAGTCTTTTAACATTTGAAGGAAAATGGAGACAACTTTATGTCCCACGTCTTCTACATATCATTTTCTTCCAGCTTATTCCTTTCCTAAAATCATTATTCAGAGTTGTTGGGTTGGTTATATTATTATTAGTGTATTTCAAATAATTAAcagctttattttttattttgtttagaaTTGGTGTACAATGGCTATCCCCACTCCAAATTCATGGGAATTTATTTGGTTAGTTATTTGAATGTGAATTTtgtattaatttgaatttttaaagACTATTTGTTATTTCATATTGTATAAAGTGAGTGGTTCATATTACTAAAAATTTTATTCTGACTGAATATTTGCATAAAGTTTTGCCATCTGTTATGAAATAAAACTTTATTTGCAGTGACCTAGAAGTAGATTACGGGTCGGAGGAGAATGCTTCGATAGTCTATGCTGCATTAGCAGTTGATAAGGAGGTAATTCACTATGGTGCCCATTTCATCTTTAGACAGTAACTTACTCTTATAGAAATCTTTGGCTGATTGCAGTTGCAGCCAGACAAAGTGAAAAGGCAGATGTCCTTGTCTGACGGAAAGCTTTCAGTGTAAGTAACATTTGTAGAAACTTTGAAAAGAAAAAGAGTTACAAACCATTTTTAACTATTACATGAGGTGTCTGCTTCAGTTTAATTTTCAGGGAGCGGTATAGAATGTTTCGTTTAGTTAAAGTTGTAGCGATAATCTTGCGTGTTTGCTTGTATAATTTTAAGTATTTGTCACCAAATTTAAGATTTGAATGTGACGATTCATAATCGTTCACTTTGATGGTGTTTTGATATTTCATCGAGCCTGCCTCTTACTCTTGTCCCTGCCCAGAAAAGTGGCTCACATCTTCAGTATTTTGTATGATACAGGCATTTTGAGGCAGTTGAAGCAAGATTTCTTCGAGCATCCTATAGCGCTTTTGTTGATATCCTTACCCTTGCTACAAAAACTATCGAAGAATTCGGAAAAGGAATGGAATTGTGACAAAGATTGTGAACAACAATGTATTATTTTCTTCTAGTTAGGAGGGTGAATCTTGCATTGAATGAGCTGTAAACTGAATGAAAAATTGGTGTTTCTGAATGTTCTATTTTACAAAGCATGATTTCactatatcatatatattttttgttttgggaTAATTTGATACTCTATTATGCTACTCTCTCTTATCATGATGACCAGCTTTTGGAACAAGTCTTCTTATAAACATGAAAAATCTACCTAATAAATAGATTAGGTTTGTGGAGACAAAAAGTACTTATTCACTAGACATAAATTTGATAATTGTTTTCCCCAATTCAAGCACTAAATGATAGACGCGTGGTACTGCAATGCTTATAAAGCAGTTAACAGTTAAGATCAAATATCTTCAAGAACAAGAAAGCGAAAGAAACCTAAACTAGTCTTGTAATAATTGTTCCTTAGAGAGATTTTAAGGATAGATTTGGTATAAATGAACAATGAAGTTACCACTTTTTACATGCAATTTTCAAGAATTGGCAGTTGGGATTTAGTAGAAAATGTCAAATAGCTTTTAGTTGGTGAATTGACTGAGTGAAATTTGAGATTTGACTATACTTTTAAGTGAGTTGGTTTTTCCATCTTGGGTAAAGAATCCAAAGATAACAAATTAACGATTGCATTCATTAAATTGAAGATTCTTTGCCTTACATTTATAAATGCTTCTTTTGACCATACATGGAATTAAACCATACAGAGATTCAACAAATGAAAGCATATTactgaaaataattataaaatgataCATGATATGCCAAATCTAGGAAAAAACTTACAATATACTATAATTTTATCACTCGGGTAAAAAAAAAGAGTACTAGATGTGTATGGAAGGGCAAAGCTCTGCAGTCATTCCCTGCTTTGCTTTGGCTTCATTTTCTTTCACCACTCTATTTTCTCAGTATTCATCTAAGTAAGTGTATAGCGTGTCGTCTTTCTTCGACTTGCGCCGGCTAAGCAACGCCTTCAGAAGGCGTTTACTTTTACTGGGATTTAGTTCAATATCTTTGCCATTTTCCTTGTCAGCATGTAATCTCATTGAAGCGGATTTACGAGGCTCCGAAGGGTACTAAACACAAGTAAGAAAAACTTAACAGTTCAGTTTATGAGTAATATGCAGGGTGGAAGAGATGTTCAAAAGAAAATTAGCGTAGAATTCAATCTTACCCGTCTTCTTGCATTCGAAGAATTCGGAGTAGTTGGCCGGCTTGAGTTGGGAGTTATAGGTCGACTTGAATTTGGTGTTACAGACCTACTAGAGAGTGATCCAGAACGTAGAAGGGGAAACCGGTGAGGAGAAACTGTTCGCTTATCTGagttacaagcaaaaatcactatCAGATTATCAACAGAGTAGGTTTAGAAAAAGagaattaagaaaaattgatttaAATAGAACACAGACCTAAATCTTTCTTGGGCATGGTAGAAGTAAAAGAAAAGACTGGAGGTCTCTGAGAAGTTTGTAGAGCAGGAGACGGGGAGCGCCCTTTACTGCATGAAATAAGACAGTATCATCACAACAATGGTCATAGTGAAGTAAATTTAAATAAGCTGAGCGATCAGtttaaacaaaattcaattttacCTGACTGTGCTTGTTGGAGTTTCTCTAATTGTAGCTCGAACAGCTTCATAAACACAATCGGATTACAAAAAGGACCGAACAACATTAAATTTGCACCCAACTTACATGCAATGAAACAAAGTAGAGATAGAAAACGCACTACCGTTTCTAAATTGATGCCAGTCATCTTCATCGTCCAGGCTGCATCCTTGGTATTTCGATTTAGCGTGATTGGCACCATGCATGGTCTCACCAACTGAACACCAATAAGGAAACATGAAATAAAAAGATTCAGAAGAAATACCAAAATGGTGCAGAAATAGTACTAATAAAGAACAGAAAAGAGAGAAGTATTTGCCTGGCAAAATGTACCGCTTGTGGTACTTTGGAGTGTTTATCACCAGCGATTGTTGAGTGAGACCCTCATGATCAATAAATTCTTGGCACGTTCTTAGCCTCTAAATAAACATGAAAATACAAACTTATTAGTGCCTCTAAAGtattcagatttttgtttaagaCGAATCGCATACTAATAGACTAATGCTACATAGTTTTCAGAATTAAATATGGATCAAACTTTAGGTGTAAAGCTAACTGATCAGAGCTCACCTGTTCAATGCAGGATACTCGAAGTTCTGTTCCAGAAACTTCATCCACCTTTTCATCTAAGAGATCATTAACCTTATAACTCACTGAACCCAAATGATCCACTGTATTTACTAGTGCTTTAATGGCATAATCTTTTAAAGTTTCTACCACTCTGCACAAAATAaaggcaattttttttttacaatctgTAACTTAAATAACCAGGGAAGAAGGAAAAACTTCTGAAAACAAAACAGTTCAATGAACAAATATACTCACATCTGTTTTTGGTCATCATTTGTATAAGAAAGTTCAAAATACTCAGCAGCTGAGTATAACTGTGATCTCAAATTCTTCAAATCCTGAAAATAACAAAATGACAATAAAGAATCGAACTTTAGGATAAAGGGAAGACATGAACTAACATGAAAACTTGATTGTTAGCAGTTTGAGTTGAGCCATAACACGTCAAATTTAAGAAGAGGCGCAGGAGTAGTACCTGAAGACTGTCTGAAAATAGCAAGCTTTGGTGCATAGAAACCTCATCAAAATTTGATGCTTCTCGAGGAATGGGCAGAGTAGATGTTGCCATGGTGCCCATGATTGCTAAGAGAATAATTTATCCTGAAAAAGTACAGATGGTCAACTTAATACTCatcaaagaagaagatgagaggaATCAAAGGTGGGAAAATGGCAGAACCTAGCATTAACCTCAAAATTTGAAGGCCTGTTTTCCCTAATTGAAACTCAAATCCAGAGACTAATgagaatatatttataattatgtgAGAAACATAATCTGAACAGAACAGCCACCATGCTTGTCTGCGTGGTTTGTGTGACCACTAAAAGCTAATAATAAAATTCCAAAAACCGCTATTTTGGGAGCTTTCAACACTATTTTATGAAGATATACAAGAAATAAGCAACATAAAACAGGTAGTGCTGGCCACGTTTCTGCAACCATCTCAGAAGGAAATCAACATAtcaattattaaaagaaaataataataaaaacattgTTATTCCATACTTCTGTAACCACTGCATAAAAAGAGTATTTTGTCTGAATCTTCACTAATACACTGAAATTGTATAAAAATTGAAAGAAACCCACATAAAGTAAATAACACCTAATCCTTAAAAAAACACCAAAAGCTGTAAAATTTCACTCTTCCTTTTGGATTTGCCTGGATAAAacacaggtgggaatttcttttcTTCCCAAAAAGACAATTGAGGTGAATGGAAAAGCCATTCTTATGTCCTATATGCTTGTTCGTTTTCTCAAAAGGAGAAAAGATATGCTCTCTCACTTCACTTCAACTAAAACAAAGCAAAAATTAGTCACATTGCCTCAGCTGGGAAGCCATTCCTTTTAATCAATACCATTTTCCCCACTCTTTAACCACAACCCAAGGTTTCTCAGCAACCAAACAGAGCTAACAAAATTCACAACTGGGTATAAGCAAAAAGAAGCAAAATTTTCCGAACCTGGTATTTTCTCTCACAAATTCTCGTTATGCAACCGAAAAGAAAGCCCGGAACGCCATAACCCACATCACAATTCCAGTTTCTGAGCATAAATTTGAAACCCAAATGGCTGAAAGGGAGGCAAATACCTTAAATAGGCCACTACTTTGATAGCGACCAATATTGTTTGTTTGGTATGAGATTTTGACTGAACAATGAGAacccaaaaaaaaacaaaacaaaaacagcAACAACCCTAGTAAGCAGTCTATAGTTTGGAATATACGTATAAGGACCTGAACAAAAGTTTAAAGCTCACAAAGAAAGAGAAAGTAGGAACAAGAACAACCATAGGTTCATAGCCAAGGGAATCCTGGGCATTGTGTATTTATATAGTAAAAAGTCTGCACTTTTGGCAGCTTAAAAACAatgaaaaaaattaacaaattatttgaaaaagaaaaaaaatatggtgATCACTCTCTGCCCCAAAGTGTGAGTTTCCTACCATCATTACCATTTTAGTTGGGACCCATTTCCTTATTTTCTTCTAAAACAGGGTCCCCATG from Humulus lupulus chromosome 5, drHumLupu1.1, whole genome shotgun sequence encodes the following:
- the LOC133834476 gene encoding uncharacterized protein LOC133834476; this translates as MAIPTPNSWEFICDLEVDYGSEENASIVYAALAVDKELQPDKVKRQMSLSDGKLSVERYRMFRLVKVVAIILRVCLYNCILRQLKQDFFEHPIALLLISLPLLQKLSKNSEKEWNCDKDCEQQCIIFF
- the LOC133834478 gene encoding protein ABIL2 isoform X1; the protein is MGTMATSTLPIPREASNFDEVSMHQSLLFSDSLQDLKNLRSQLYSAAEYFELSYTNDDQKQIVVETLKDYAIKALVNTVDHLGSVSYKVNDLLDEKVDEVSGTELRVSCIEQRLRTCQEFIDHEGLTQQSLVINTPKYHKRYILPVGETMHGANHAKSKYQGCSLDDEDDWHQFRNGTVRATIRETPTSTVSKGRSPSPALQTSQRPPVFSFTSTMPKKDLDKRTVSPHRFPLLRSGSLSSRSVTPNSSRPITPNSSRPTTPNSSNARRRYPSEPRKSASMRLHADKENGKDIELNPSKSKRLLKALLSRRKSKKDDTLYTYLDEY
- the LOC133834478 gene encoding protein ABIL2 isoform X2 yields the protein MGTMATSTLPIPREASNFDEVSMHQSLLFSDSLQDLKNLRSQLYSAAEYFELSYTNDDQKQIVVETLKDYAIKALVNTVDHLGSVSYKVNDLLDEKVDEVSGTELRVSCIEQRLRTCQEFIDHEGLTQQSLVINTPKYHKRYILPVGETMHGANHAKSKYQGCSLDDEDDWHQFRNAVRATIRETPTSTVSKGRSPSPALQTSQRPPVFSFTSTMPKKDLDKRTVSPHRFPLLRSGSLSSRSVTPNSSRPITPNSSRPTTPNSSNARRRYPSEPRKSASMRLHADKENGKDIELNPSKSKRLLKALLSRRKSKKDDTLYTYLDEY